From one Lycium barbarum isolate Lr01 chromosome 6, ASM1917538v2, whole genome shotgun sequence genomic stretch:
- the LOC132643517 gene encoding uncharacterized protein LOC132643517 — protein MEEMASLWCYQETMDEMRQKFLYTSLELEKLKVQMSEKMMKNKEYVKQLIQLLKMVCQERDEARDQLQKLLNKLDNPLVKATKANSSITESNSLSETYNYQSHYSSPVESFFDAVSSPEFSNINMADSNPVTYVNQPLANDNYVPQLAPKVDNATLVIDSYVKGKTLPQQGKLLKAVLEAGPLLQTLLVSGQLPQWRNPPQLKSFNIPPVSIKGCQSEISNQNLGANLSYISSRSFHSQPYFDMSCGSPQMLSTPMLNFGNSAGANIGSSVHLGKRQRLQ, from the exons ATGGAAGAAATGGCTTCTTTGTGGTGTTACCAGGAG ACCATGGATGAAATGAGACAGAAGTTTCTTTACACAAGTCTTGAACTTGAAAAGTTGAAGGTGCAAATGAGTGAAAAAATGATGAAGAACAAAGAATATGTGAAGCAATTGATCCAACTATTAAAAATGGTTTGTCAAGAAAGAGATGAAgcaagagatcagcttcagaaaCTACTCAACAAACTTGATAATCCTCTTGTGAAGGCTACAAAAGCAAATTCAAGCATAACTGAATCAAACAGCCTATCTGAAACATACAATTATCAGTCACACTATTCATCACCCGTCGAGTCTTTTTTCGATGCAGTTTCATCCCCTGAGTTTTCCAACATCAACATGGCTGATTCTAATCCAGTAACGTATGTTAACCAGCCTTTGGCTAATGACAATTATGTCCCTCAACTGGCTCCAAAAGTTGATAATGCCACATTGGTTATTGACAGTTATGTGAAAGGGAAAACTTTGCCACAACAAGGGAAACTATTGAAGGCTGTCCTTGAAGCAGGGCCACTTCTGCAGACACTTCTAGTTTCAGGACAACTTCCTCAATGGCGCAATCCGCCTCAGCTTAAGTCGTTTAATATTCCACCAGTTTCCATTAAAGGGTGTCAATCTGAGATCTCAAATCAGAATCTTGGTGCAAATTTGAGCTACATTTCTTCAAGATCATTTCATTCTCAACCATATTTTGACATGTCATGTGGATCTCCACAAATGTTGTCGACGCCTATGCTAAACTTTGGTAATTCTGCTGGTGCAAATATCGGCAGTTCTGTCCACCTCGGAAAGAGACAACGGTTGCAGTAA
- the LOC132643884 gene encoding RING-H2 finger protein ATL1-like: protein MSSPDTSPGVGPSRWDPLLIVAVGVICLIFLLFSYFKIIQTHCCGFLSVHFYRNPRHQLNEQILEDPDSQVRSRGLDSYIMHSLPITQFKKNDEQTTRPTNADCVVCLGEFQDGEWLKHLPYCSHIFHVACIDTWFQIHSSCPLCRSNVVSVKMQQAHSITMNSLLETLRREDFYHERLVNNEDIRSQILHNHSSRAVEGSVD from the coding sequence ATGTCTAGTCCAGACACCTCTCCAGGCGTTGGACCTTCGCGTTGGGACCCGCTGCTGATTGTCGCGGTCGGGGTAATTTGTTTGATCTTTCTTCTATTCAGTTACTTCAAGATAATACAGACACACTGTTGTGGATTTCTATCTGTGCATTTCTACAGAAACCCAAGGCACCAACTAAACGAGCAAATTCTCGAAGATCCTGATTCACAGGTCCGAAGCCGTGGACTAGACTCTTATATTATGCATTCACTGCCAATCACTCAGTTCAAGAAGAACGACGAACAAACCACCAGACCGACTAATGCAGATTGTGTGGTTTGTTTGGGTGAATTTCAAGATGGTGAATGGCTGAAACACTTGCCTTATTGCTCTCATATTTTCCATGTTGCCTGCATTGACACTTGGTTTCAGATTCATTCGAGCTGCCCCTTATGCAGATCAAATGTAGTTAGTGTCAAGATGCAGCAAGCACATTCCATTACTATGAACTCATTACTGGAAACTCTGAGAAGGGAAGATTTTTATCATGAACGATTAGTAAACAACGAGGATATCCGGTCACAGATACTACATAATCATTCTTCTAGAGCTGTAGAAGGAAGTGTTGACTAG